Proteins co-encoded in one Nonomuraea helvata genomic window:
- a CDS encoding PASTA domain-containing protein, translating to MMIEEDLADAMEAHVADVQAPPDLGRSVRRRHRSRVVRSRVAGAALVTAALAVAVPVTLNSAELAGTANTAGGRDRSVAETGGVTVPRVTGKRAAEAVMELRDAGLAVDAPSIELRNGLVNSQSPGMGEKVAPRTHVEIRVDPPLRDLGDLGDGREFGGIRLSYLPDGFKWGRWSGKDGFGVHSYATSFDKSATDERLFWVQVTVFEGEAAKGRYIDVPKGAEIVDVNGKKAWLANLSEAGEVEPFFTDKSTLTMAWKLRDGLAVRLTVSPDYEMAVGNHSELKKIARGIRAIN from the coding sequence ATGATGATCGAAGAAGACCTCGCGGACGCCATGGAGGCGCACGTCGCCGACGTACAGGCCCCGCCGGACCTGGGCCGGTCCGTACGGCGCCGGCACCGCTCCCGCGTGGTCCGGTCCCGCGTGGCGGGCGCCGCGCTCGTCACGGCGGCGCTGGCGGTGGCCGTGCCGGTGACGCTGAACTCTGCCGAGCTCGCGGGCACCGCGAACACCGCCGGCGGCCGGGACCGCTCCGTGGCGGAGACCGGCGGCGTCACCGTTCCGAGGGTGACGGGCAAGCGCGCCGCCGAGGCGGTGATGGAACTCCGCGACGCCGGGTTGGCGGTCGACGCCCCCAGCATCGAATTGCGGAACGGCCTGGTGAACAGTCAGAGCCCGGGGATGGGGGAGAAGGTCGCTCCCCGCACCCACGTCGAGATCCGTGTCGATCCGCCGCTGCGAGACCTGGGCGACCTGGGCGACGGGCGGGAGTTCGGCGGCATCCGCCTGAGCTATCTGCCGGATGGATTCAAATGGGGCAGGTGGTCGGGCAAGGACGGGTTCGGCGTGCACAGCTACGCGACGAGCTTCGACAAGTCGGCCACCGACGAGCGGTTGTTCTGGGTCCAAGTGACCGTGTTCGAGGGTGAGGCCGCCAAGGGGCGCTACATCGATGTCCCAAAGGGGGCGGAGATCGTGGACGTCAACGGCAAGAAGGCGTGGCTGGCCAACCTCAGCGAGGCAGGCGAGGTCGAACCGTTCTTCACCGACAAGAGCACGCTCACGATGGCCTGGAAGCTCCGCGACGGCCTGGCCGTCAGACTGACCGTCAGCCCCGACTACGAGATGGCGGTCGGCAACCATTCCGAGCTGAAGAAGATCGCGAGAGGCATCCGGGCGATCAACTGA
- a CDS encoding SigE family RNA polymerase sigma factor — protein sequence MTDDDEAAFDEFLAARSTSLLRTAILVCGATRHDAEDLVQHALEKVYRHWPRIRGDNPEAYARKIVINAAISKARRRKIVQEITFARPPETAADSPDLDLRDTLIQELRRLPPRMRAVLVLRYWEDQSEESTAALLGCSAGTVKSQAARGLARIRENLNLAKEVIG from the coding sequence ATGACAGATGACGACGAAGCGGCGTTCGACGAGTTCCTCGCCGCTCGGAGCACGTCGCTGCTGCGTACCGCGATCCTGGTCTGCGGGGCGACGAGGCACGACGCCGAGGACCTGGTCCAGCACGCGCTGGAGAAGGTCTACCGGCACTGGCCGCGGATCAGGGGCGACAACCCCGAGGCGTACGCGAGAAAGATCGTCATCAACGCGGCGATCAGCAAGGCGCGGCGGCGAAAGATCGTCCAGGAGATCACCTTCGCCCGCCCGCCGGAGACCGCCGCCGACTCTCCCGACCTCGACCTGCGCGACACGCTCATCCAGGAGCTGCGCAGGCTGCCGCCCCGCATGCGGGCCGTTCTCGTCCTGCGCTACTGGGAGGACCAGAGCGAGGAGAGCACCGCGGCCCTGCTCGGCTGCTCGGCCGGGACCGTGAAGAGCCAGGCGGCACGGGGGCTCGCCAGGATCCGCGAAAACCTGAATCTCGCCAAGGAAGTGATCGGATGA
- a CDS encoding adenosine deaminase — protein sequence MARPLIALPKAHLHLHFTGSMRHSTLIELARDQGLHLPDALEQDWPPKLRATDERGWFRFQRLYDIARSVLTRPEHVYRLLRETAEDEAAAGSRWLEIQVDPSGYAQRFGGLTATLELTLDAARQAAEHAGIGIAVVVAANRTRHPLDANTLARLATQYVGQGVVGFGLSNDERRGAARDFERAFRIAKRGGLLAVPHGGELMGPRSVAQCVDDLGADRVGHGVRAAEDERLMERLADRQICCEVCPTSNVGLGVAEEPAGVPVRRLFDAGVPLALGSDDPLLFGARLLRQYELAREVYGFSDAELAELARQSIRSSAAPDPVRKELLKGVDDWLTGSLE from the coding sequence ATGGCAAGGCCCCTGATCGCGCTACCCAAGGCCCACCTTCACCTGCACTTCACCGGATCGATGCGGCATTCCACGCTGATCGAGCTGGCCAGGGACCAGGGGCTGCACCTGCCCGACGCGCTGGAGCAGGACTGGCCGCCCAAGTTGCGGGCCACCGACGAGCGCGGGTGGTTCAGGTTCCAGCGGCTGTACGACATCGCCAGGTCCGTGCTGACCCGGCCCGAGCACGTCTACCGGCTGCTGCGTGAGACGGCCGAGGACGAGGCGGCGGCCGGGTCGCGGTGGCTGGAGATCCAGGTGGACCCGTCGGGGTACGCGCAGCGCTTCGGCGGCCTGACGGCCACGCTGGAGCTGACGCTGGACGCGGCGCGCCAGGCCGCCGAGCACGCGGGGATCGGGATCGCGGTGGTCGTGGCGGCCAACAGGACCCGCCATCCGCTCGACGCCAACACCCTGGCCAGGCTCGCCACCCAGTACGTCGGCCAGGGCGTGGTGGGGTTCGGGCTCTCCAACGACGAGCGGCGGGGCGCGGCCAGGGACTTCGAGCGGGCGTTCAGGATCGCCAAGCGCGGCGGGCTGCTGGCCGTGCCGCACGGCGGCGAGCTGATGGGGCCGCGGAGCGTGGCGCAGTGCGTGGACGACCTGGGAGCCGACCGCGTCGGGCACGGCGTGCGGGCGGCGGAGGACGAGCGGCTGATGGAGCGGCTGGCCGACCGGCAGATCTGCTGCGAGGTCTGCCCCACCTCCAACGTCGGGCTGGGAGTGGCCGAGGAGCCCGCCGGCGTGCCGGTGCGGCGGCTGTTCGACGCGGGGGTGCCGCTCGCTCTGGGGTCCGACGACCCGCTGCTCTTCGGCGCGCGGCTGTTGCGGCAGTACGAGCTGGCTCGCGAGGTTTACGGCTTCAGCGACGCGGAGCTGGCCGAGCTGGCCCGCCAGTCCATCCGGTCGTCCGCGGCCCCCGATCCGGTACGCAAGGAGCTGCTCAAGGGCGTGGACGACTGGCTGACGGGCTCACTGGAGTGA
- a CDS encoding RNA polymerase sigma factor, whose protein sequence is MNDDEAIERSLAGDLAAYEALVARYSALAHRTASMLGAGDEAEDVVQEAFVKAFRHLASFRRDAPFRPWLLRIVANETHNLTRSRGRRSELTLRLGATASVAAPDDPEGAAVATDRRSRLLEAVRRLPDRERQAVVCRYFLQLSEAETAQVLDWPVGTVKSSTHRGLARLREEVGNELA, encoded by the coding sequence ATGAACGACGACGAGGCGATCGAGCGCTCGCTCGCCGGTGACCTGGCCGCCTATGAGGCGCTGGTCGCCCGCTACAGCGCGCTCGCCCACCGTACCGCTTCCATGCTCGGGGCGGGGGACGAAGCCGAGGACGTCGTGCAGGAGGCGTTCGTCAAGGCGTTCCGGCACCTGGCGAGTTTCCGCAGGGACGCGCCCTTCCGCCCGTGGCTGCTGCGGATCGTGGCCAACGAGACCCACAACCTGACCCGGTCGCGGGGCCGCCGCTCCGAGCTGACGCTGCGGCTGGGCGCCACGGCCTCCGTGGCCGCCCCCGACGACCCGGAGGGCGCGGCGGTAGCCACCGACCGGCGCTCCCGCCTGCTGGAGGCGGTACGGCGGCTGCCGGATCGGGAACGCCAGGCCGTCGTGTGCCGGTACTTCTTACAGCTGAGCGAGGCGGAGACGGCGCAGGTGCTCGACTGGCCCGTCGGCACCGTCAAGTCCAGTACGCATCGGGGGCTGGCCCGGCTGAGGGAGGAGGTGGGCAATGAACTCGCGTGA
- a CDS encoding class I SAM-dependent methyltransferase yields the protein MSSGYDRVVQPAAGDEALENHLGGDEAKNYRQYEFDMVAPHVGRSMLEIGSGLGHFAEQFLPRLDRLVVSDFDPYCVEQLGKRFADRDDISVLQFGLPTDIPLEDKVDTVVMMNVLEHIEDDAEALRSLARVTLPGGRIIIWVPGYPQLYGDFDRKVGHVQRYTPKTLGATVARAGLDIEVLKPINFLGGIAWWAAVRRGGVGYPDPRLVKIYDRTVVPTTRFIERFIRPPFGQTVFCVARVPKPLT from the coding sequence ATGTCTTCTGGGTATGACCGTGTAGTACAACCGGCCGCCGGTGACGAGGCCTTGGAGAACCACCTGGGTGGCGACGAGGCCAAGAACTATCGGCAGTACGAGTTCGACATGGTCGCCCCGCATGTCGGCCGTTCGATGCTGGAGATCGGCTCGGGCCTCGGCCACTTCGCGGAGCAGTTCCTGCCGCGCCTCGACAGACTCGTCGTGAGCGACTTCGACCCCTACTGCGTCGAGCAGCTGGGCAAGCGCTTCGCGGACCGCGACGACATCAGCGTCCTGCAGTTCGGCCTGCCCACCGACATCCCGCTCGAGGACAAGGTCGACACCGTCGTCATGATGAACGTCCTGGAGCACATCGAGGACGACGCCGAGGCGCTGCGCTCGCTGGCCCGCGTCACGCTGCCGGGCGGGCGGATCATCATCTGGGTGCCGGGCTACCCGCAGCTCTACGGAGACTTCGACCGCAAGGTCGGCCACGTCCAGCGCTACACGCCCAAGACGCTGGGTGCCACGGTCGCCAGGGCGGGCCTCGACATCGAGGTGCTCAAGCCGATCAACTTCCTGGGCGGCATCGCCTGGTGGGCGGCCGTGCGCCGGGGCGGCGTCGGCTACCCCGACCCGCGGCTGGTCAAGATCTACGACCGCACGGTGGTCCCGACGACCCGCTTCATCGAGCGGTTCATCAGGCCACCGTTCGGTCAGACCGTCTTCTGCGTGGCGCGGGTCCCGAAGCCGCTCACTTGA
- a CDS encoding carbohydrate ABC transporter permease: protein MAVNTARPAATTSHQHVRPVAPRRMPRLKTVFVAAAAYVIALIFLFPYVVMLLTSLRAQDSLREVTFWPKEWVWSNLANFWTSGLAGNLWVTLKVAGGSTVLVLLVALPAAYYSARHDFRGRTAFLILVLITQMFQPTAMLVGIYREFYQFGLVDSVWSLILVNAGFNLAFAVWILNAYFASIPRELEEAAFIDGNGRFGALFRITLPLAMPGVITALIFTFIAAWNEFVVALTLTTTPENQPLTVALNSFIGQYQVDWQNLFAGSVIATIPVIILFALIERKVVGGLTAGSIK from the coding sequence ATGGCCGTGAACACCGCGCGCCCCGCGGCCACCACATCGCACCAGCACGTCAGGCCGGTCGCCCCGCGCAGGATGCCGCGTCTCAAGACGGTGTTCGTCGCGGCCGCCGCGTACGTCATCGCCCTGATCTTCCTGTTCCCGTACGTGGTGATGCTGCTCACCTCGCTGCGCGCCCAGGACTCCCTGCGTGAGGTGACGTTCTGGCCCAAGGAGTGGGTCTGGTCCAACCTCGCCAACTTCTGGACCAGCGGACTGGCGGGGAACCTGTGGGTGACGCTCAAGGTCGCCGGCGGCTCCACCGTGCTGGTGCTGCTGGTGGCGCTGCCCGCCGCGTACTACTCGGCCAGGCACGACTTCAGAGGGCGCACGGCGTTCCTGATCCTGGTGCTGATCACCCAGATGTTCCAGCCGACGGCCATGCTGGTCGGCATCTACCGCGAGTTCTACCAGTTCGGGCTGGTGGACTCGGTCTGGTCGCTGATCCTGGTCAACGCCGGGTTCAACCTGGCGTTCGCGGTGTGGATCCTGAACGCGTACTTCGCCTCGATCCCGCGCGAGCTGGAGGAGGCCGCCTTCATCGACGGGAACGGGCGCTTCGGCGCGCTCTTCCGGATCACGCTGCCGCTGGCCATGCCCGGCGTCATCACGGCGCTGATCTTCACGTTCATCGCCGCGTGGAACGAGTTCGTGGTCGCGCTGACGCTGACCACGACGCCGGAGAACCAGCCGCTCACGGTGGCTCTCAACTCGTTCATCGGCCAGTATCAGGTCGACTGGCAGAACCTGTTCGCCGGCTCGGTGATCGCCACCATCCCCGTGATCATTCTCTTCGCGCTGATCGAGCGGAAGGTGGTCGGCGGCCTGACGGCCGGCTCCATCAAGTGA
- a CDS encoding sugar ABC transporter permease translates to MRRLRVLEPLAWVGPAVVLIALVVLWPVIEMIRSSFLKISRFGVVQGSNGLANYDKLFGEKDFADIMVRSVVWVVAVVAFTVLISLALAQLFNQRFPLRKVARWALIAPWAASVLMTAIIFKWMLDPEVGVINQIRLKLGLIDAMGGASADQLGDASTAMPWLVFVAVFVSVPFTTYALLAGLATIPADVYEAAKMDGAGRLRTYWSITLPLLRPALTVAALINVMNVFNSFPIIWAMTHGQPGYSTATSTILMFILKGSNIGESAAMSVVNFGMVIILTAIFLRVSRWNKEVA, encoded by the coding sequence ATGAGAAGGTTGCGCGTCCTCGAGCCCCTCGCGTGGGTGGGACCCGCCGTGGTGCTGATCGCGCTGGTCGTGCTCTGGCCCGTGATCGAGATGATCAGGTCGTCGTTCCTCAAGATCAGCCGGTTCGGCGTGGTCCAGGGGAGCAACGGGCTCGCGAACTACGACAAGCTGTTCGGCGAGAAGGACTTCGCCGACATCATGGTCCGCAGCGTGGTCTGGGTGGTCGCGGTCGTCGCGTTCACCGTGCTGATCTCGCTGGCCCTCGCCCAGCTGTTCAACCAGCGCTTCCCGCTGCGCAAGGTGGCCAGGTGGGCGCTGATCGCGCCGTGGGCCGCGTCCGTGCTGATGACGGCGATCATCTTCAAGTGGATGCTCGACCCCGAGGTCGGCGTGATCAACCAGATCCGGCTGAAGCTGGGGCTGATCGACGCGATGGGCGGGGCCTCGGCCGACCAACTCGGCGACGCCTCCACCGCGATGCCGTGGCTGGTGTTCGTGGCCGTCTTCGTGTCGGTGCCGTTCACCACGTACGCGCTGCTGGCCGGGCTGGCGACGATCCCCGCCGACGTCTATGAGGCGGCCAAGATGGACGGAGCCGGACGGTTGCGTACGTACTGGTCGATCACGCTGCCGCTGCTGCGCCCCGCGCTCACCGTGGCGGCCCTCATCAACGTCATGAACGTCTTCAACAGCTTCCCGATCATCTGGGCCATGACGCACGGCCAGCCGGGCTACTCCACCGCTACCTCGACGATCCTCATGTTCATCCTCAAGGGCTCGAACATCGGCGAATCGGCGGCCATGTCCGTCGTCAACTTCGGCATGGTGATCATCCTGACCGCGATCTTCCTCAGGGTCTCACGCTGGAACAAGGAGGTGGCGTGA
- a CDS encoding extracellular solute-binding protein, protein MKLVGGAALGLATMLVLSGCGSGGSGGSGGSGGDDKAAGGGQVTLKMVAADYGDGPGKPNSGETFWKGVTDEFTKANPNIKVDVQVINWNDIDKQVATMVQNGQVPDILQTGDYSGFVKDGLLYKVDEVLSPNVSGDMLQKFAEFGKVDGTAYGIPFVSSARALFYNKDLFQKAGIAEPPKTWDELKADAEKLKKAGVTQPFGLPLGQEEAQGESFLWMLGNGGGYKDASGKWAINSPQNVETFTYMKGLVDAGLTTPNPGTKDRKTVWEDFGAGKVGMVNGGPMSIPIFDAAGLKNYGVAPIPGKAGPLDTTLGVMDWIMAFNKNGHAAEIKKFFDFFYTGSAAQKISDTYKLLPVTNGGIKKLEGDEKLKPFLDALPNASFYPFQDPKWAEVNPAIKQTIGGAVKDDPAKVLGELQKTAESAG, encoded by the coding sequence ATGAAGCTTGTGGGCGGCGCCGCTCTCGGCCTTGCCACGATGCTGGTCCTGTCCGGCTGCGGTTCGGGCGGCTCCGGCGGTTCGGGCGGCTCCGGCGGTGACGACAAGGCGGCGGGCGGCGGGCAGGTCACGCTGAAGATGGTCGCCGCCGACTACGGCGACGGCCCCGGCAAGCCGAACTCGGGGGAGACGTTCTGGAAGGGCGTCACCGACGAGTTCACCAAGGCCAACCCGAACATCAAGGTTGACGTCCAGGTCATCAACTGGAACGACATCGACAAGCAGGTCGCCACCATGGTCCAGAACGGCCAGGTGCCCGACATCCTGCAGACCGGCGACTACTCCGGCTTCGTCAAGGACGGGCTGCTCTACAAGGTGGACGAGGTGCTGTCGCCGAACGTCTCCGGCGACATGCTGCAGAAGTTCGCCGAGTTCGGCAAGGTGGACGGCACCGCGTACGGCATCCCGTTCGTCTCCTCCGCCCGCGCCCTGTTCTACAACAAGGACCTGTTCCAGAAGGCCGGCATCGCCGAGCCGCCGAAGACGTGGGACGAGCTCAAGGCCGACGCCGAGAAGCTGAAGAAGGCCGGCGTCACGCAGCCGTTCGGCCTGCCGCTGGGCCAGGAGGAGGCCCAGGGCGAGTCGTTCCTGTGGATGCTCGGCAACGGCGGCGGCTACAAGGACGCCTCCGGCAAGTGGGCGATCAACTCGCCGCAGAACGTCGAGACGTTCACGTACATGAAGGGCCTGGTCGACGCGGGCCTGACCACCCCCAACCCGGGCACCAAGGACCGTAAGACGGTCTGGGAGGACTTCGGCGCGGGCAAGGTCGGCATGGTGAACGGCGGCCCCATGTCCATCCCGATCTTCGACGCGGCCGGGCTGAAGAACTACGGCGTCGCGCCCATCCCCGGCAAGGCCGGCCCGCTCGACACCACGCTCGGTGTCATGGACTGGATCATGGCGTTCAACAAGAACGGCCACGCCGCCGAGATCAAGAAGTTCTTCGACTTCTTCTACACCGGCAGCGCCGCGCAGAAGATCTCCGACACCTACAAGCTGCTGCCCGTCACCAACGGCGGCATCAAGAAGCTCGAGGGCGACGAGAAGCTCAAGCCGTTCCTCGACGCGCTGCCGAACGCCAGCTTCTACCCCTTCCAGGACCCCAAGTGGGCCGAGGTGAACCCGGCGATCAAGCAGACCATCGGCGGGGCCGTCAAGGACGACCCGGCCAAGGTCCTCGGTGAGCTCCAGAAGACCGCCGAGTCGGCCGGCTGA
- a CDS encoding acyl-CoA dehydrogenase family protein — MTEHAKYAESREVGEQAREKEWTRPSFAKQLFLGDFRLDLVYPVPSLSDEATMRGEEFVRAVRRYLDANVDPALIERTAQVPDEVVKGLAALGAFGITISEEYGGLGLPYLYYCRALMLVGSYCPALATLLSAHQSIGVPQPLKLFGTEEQKREFLPRCARGEISAFLLTEPDVGSDPARLSTTAVRDGDDYVIDGVKLWTTNGVVADLLVVMARTGKSISAFVVEADSPGITVKRRNGFMGLRGIENGVTEFTQVRVPAKNMVGREGQGLKIALTTLNTGRLSLPATCAGNAKWAVKIAREWGNERVQWGRKVGRHEAVATKISFIAATAYALEAVSELTSRLADDQRNDIRIEAALAKLYASEMSYQALDELVQMRGGRGYETADSLVARGERGVPAEQMLRDSRINRIFEGSSEIMRLMITREAVDAHLSAAGELVNPEASRQERAQALRRASRFYAKWLPTLVAGTGNLPTSYGDFGPLAQHLRFVERTSRKLARSTFYGMSRWQGRLEHKQSFLGRIVDIGAELFAMTAACVKAEEDSADLGRRPYELADTFCHQARQRVDSLFDRLWDNTDAGDVRLAEYVLEGRYGFLEEGILDPSVEGPWIGTPQGGESVRRKIL; from the coding sequence ATGACCGAGCACGCCAAGTACGCGGAGTCCAGAGAGGTCGGCGAGCAGGCCCGCGAGAAGGAGTGGACGCGGCCCAGCTTCGCCAAGCAGCTCTTCCTCGGCGACTTCCGGCTGGACCTGGTCTACCCCGTGCCGTCCCTGTCCGACGAGGCGACCATGCGAGGCGAGGAGTTCGTCAGGGCGGTACGACGCTACCTCGACGCGAACGTCGATCCGGCGCTCATCGAGCGGACCGCCCAGGTGCCCGACGAGGTGGTGAAAGGCCTGGCGGCGCTCGGCGCGTTCGGGATCACGATCAGCGAGGAGTACGGCGGCCTCGGCCTTCCCTACCTGTACTACTGCCGCGCTCTCATGCTCGTCGGCTCGTACTGCCCGGCGCTGGCCACGCTGCTGTCGGCGCACCAGTCGATCGGGGTGCCGCAGCCGCTCAAGCTGTTCGGCACCGAGGAGCAGAAGCGGGAGTTCCTGCCGAGATGCGCACGGGGCGAGATCTCCGCTTTCCTGCTGACCGAGCCCGACGTCGGCTCCGACCCGGCCCGCCTGTCCACCACCGCGGTCCGCGACGGCGACGACTACGTGATCGACGGCGTCAAGCTGTGGACGACGAACGGCGTCGTCGCCGACCTGCTCGTGGTCATGGCCAGGACCGGCAAGTCGATCAGCGCGTTCGTGGTCGAGGCCGACTCTCCTGGCATCACGGTCAAGCGGCGCAACGGCTTCATGGGGCTGCGCGGGATCGAGAACGGGGTCACCGAGTTCACCCAGGTCAGGGTGCCTGCCAAGAACATGGTCGGGCGCGAGGGCCAGGGGCTGAAGATCGCCCTCACCACGCTCAACACCGGCCGCCTGTCGCTCCCGGCCACCTGCGCGGGCAACGCCAAGTGGGCCGTGAAGATCGCCCGCGAGTGGGGCAACGAGCGCGTGCAGTGGGGGCGCAAGGTCGGCCGGCACGAGGCCGTGGCCACGAAGATCTCCTTCATCGCGGCCACCGCGTACGCGCTCGAGGCCGTCAGCGAGCTCACCAGCCGCCTGGCCGACGACCAGCGCAACGACATCAGGATCGAGGCGGCGCTGGCCAAGCTCTATGCGTCGGAGATGTCGTACCAGGCGCTCGACGAACTGGTCCAGATGAGAGGCGGGCGCGGCTACGAGACCGCCGACTCGCTCGTGGCGCGCGGCGAGCGCGGCGTGCCCGCCGAGCAGATGCTGCGCGACTCCCGCATCAACCGCATCTTCGAGGGCTCCTCGGAGATCATGCGGCTGATGATCACGCGCGAGGCGGTGGACGCGCACCTGTCGGCCGCGGGGGAGCTGGTCAACCCGGAGGCGTCGCGCCAGGAACGCGCCCAGGCCCTGCGCAGAGCCAGTCGCTTCTACGCCAAGTGGCTGCCCACGCTGGTGGCCGGCACCGGCAACCTGCCCACGTCGTACGGCGACTTCGGCCCGCTCGCCCAGCACCTGCGCTTCGTGGAGCGGACCAGCAGGAAGCTGGCCAGGTCCACCTTCTACGGCATGTCCCGCTGGCAGGGCAGGCTGGAGCACAAGCAGTCGTTCCTCGGCCGGATCGTGGACATCGGGGCCGAGCTGTTCGCCATGACGGCCGCCTGCGTGAAGGCGGAGGAGGACTCCGCGGACCTGGGACGCCGGCCGTACGAGCTGGCCGACACCTTCTGCCACCAGGCAAGACAGCGCGTGGACTCGCTGTTCGATCGGCTCTGGGACAACACCGACGCGGGCGACGTGCGGCTGGCCGAGTACGTCCTCGAAGGCCGCTACGGCTTCCTCGAGGAGGGCATCCTCGACCCGTCCGTCGAGGGCCCGTGGATCGGCACGCCGCAGGGCGGGGAGAGCGTCCGGAGAAAGATCCTCTGA
- a CDS encoding APC family permease: protein MTEHRIGAGQGTAMLVGAVLGPGMLVLPHLAASAAGPASVLAWAGLLALSVPVALTFATLGARYPDGGGVASFAGLAFGRHAAAVVGWWFYGAVPIGTVAGALIGGQYVEATLGVNATLAACLILAAAFTANAAGLRTSGRLQIGFVALLVALLATAVITAAPHADPAAFTPFAPYGAAGVASAAGVLMFAFVGWEAASHLSAEFAGGKNGLVRATVVTLVVIALLYVGVSVVSVGVLGAHMPGVPLTAMLEIGIGPAARPVTGVVAVLLTFGAVNTYIAGAARLGAALARDGALPGWFARGGSPGMTPYRSLGLLAVLSVPVLVWAVDLDLLMRATSACLAAVTVAGVAAAVRMLPAGRHRTTAVVGAGLSLVALAFCGVYLVVPAVLALVALGALKANARRSYKFRL from the coding sequence ATGACGGAACATCGCATAGGAGCGGGTCAGGGCACGGCGATGCTGGTCGGAGCGGTGCTGGGGCCGGGGATGCTGGTGCTGCCGCACCTCGCCGCCTCCGCCGCGGGGCCCGCGTCCGTGCTGGCCTGGGCGGGGCTGCTCGCGCTCAGCGTGCCCGTCGCGCTCACCTTCGCCACGCTCGGCGCCAGGTACCCCGACGGCGGCGGAGTGGCGAGCTTCGCCGGGCTGGCGTTCGGCCGGCACGCCGCCGCCGTGGTCGGCTGGTGGTTCTACGGAGCCGTCCCCATCGGCACCGTCGCGGGCGCGCTGATCGGCGGCCAGTACGTCGAGGCCACCCTGGGCGTGAACGCCACCCTGGCCGCCTGCCTGATCCTGGCCGCGGCCTTCACCGCCAACGCCGCCGGGCTGCGTACCTCGGGGCGGCTGCAGATCGGCTTCGTCGCCCTGCTCGTCGCCCTGCTGGCGACGGCCGTGATCACCGCCGCGCCGCACGCCGACCCGGCCGCCTTCACCCCCTTCGCCCCGTACGGCGCAGCGGGCGTGGCCAGCGCGGCAGGCGTGCTCATGTTCGCGTTCGTCGGCTGGGAGGCGGCCAGCCACCTGTCGGCCGAGTTCGCCGGCGGCAAGAACGGCCTGGTCAGAGCCACCGTGGTGACCCTCGTCGTGATCGCCCTCCTGTACGTGGGCGTCTCCGTCGTCTCCGTGGGCGTGCTCGGCGCCCACATGCCCGGCGTGCCGCTCACCGCCATGCTGGAGATCGGCATCGGCCCGGCGGCGCGGCCGGTCACCGGGGTGGTGGCGGTGCTGCTCACCTTCGGGGCCGTCAACACCTACATCGCCGGGGCCGCCCGGCTGGGCGCCGCCCTGGCCAGGGACGGGGCGCTGCCGGGCTGGTTCGCCAGGGGAGGGTCGCCGGGCATGACGCCGTACCGGAGCCTTGGGCTGCTCGCCGTGCTGAGCGTGCCCGTGCTGGTGTGGGCGGTGGACCTGGACCTGCTCATGCGGGCCACCTCGGCATGCCTGGCCGCTGTCACGGTCGCGGGCGTGGCTGCCGCCGTGCGGATGCTGCCCGCCGGACGGCACCGGACCACCGCCGTCGTGGGCGCCGGACTGTCGCTCGTGGCGCTGGCGTTCTGCGGGGTCTATCTGGTGGTGCCCGCCGTGCTGGCTCTGGTGGCGCTCGGGGCGCTGAAAGCGAATGCTCGGCGTTCGTACAAATTCCGGCTATAA
- a CDS encoding Lrp/AsnC family transcriptional regulator — protein MDELDSEIVRLLQTDARQSNRELARQLGIAPSTCLERVRALTRRGVIRGYHADIDPAALNRSVQAMVMVQVRPLSRAVINAFKSSAAAMPEVLSVFVLAGGDDFLLHVAVQDLDHLHSFLLDRLSKRKEIVGFRTSVIFQQVHNTVPERLT, from the coding sequence ATGGACGAACTAGATTCGGAGATCGTGCGGCTCCTCCAAACGGATGCTCGGCAGTCCAACAGAGAGCTCGCGCGTCAGCTCGGCATCGCGCCCTCCACGTGCCTCGAGCGGGTCAGGGCGCTCACCCGGCGCGGCGTCATCCGCGGCTACCACGCCGACATCGACCCGGCGGCGCTCAACCGGAGCGTCCAGGCCATGGTCATGGTCCAGGTACGGCCGCTGAGCCGGGCGGTGATCAACGCCTTCAAGTCGTCGGCGGCGGCGATGCCGGAGGTGCTCAGCGTGTTCGTGCTGGCGGGCGGTGACGACTTCCTGCTGCACGTGGCGGTGCAGGACCTGGACCACCTGCACTCGTTCCTGCTCGACCGGCTGAGCAAGCGCAAGGAGATCGTCGGCTTCCGCACGTCGGTGATCTTCCAGCAGGTGCACAACACCGTCCCCGAGCGGCTGACCTGA